A single region of the Pseudomonas solani genome encodes:
- the atuF gene encoding geranyl-CoA carboxylase subunit apha, which yields MPSFNKILIANRGEIACRVMRTAQQLGYRTVAVYSEADSEARHVQLADEAVCIGPAQVAQSYLSIEAIIAAARRTGADAVHPGYGFLSENAEFARACEAAGIVFIGPTVEAIHLMGSKRLSKIAMLDAQVPCIPGYEGAEQDDATLAREAERIGYPLMIKASAGGGGRGMRLVHEATELAAQIRTARSEAQNAFGSGELIIERAVIRPRHVEIQVFGDQHGNIVYLGERDCSVQRRHQKVVEEAPCPVMTPELRRAMGEAAVKAARTVNYVGAGTVEFLLDASGDFYFLEMNTRLQVEHPVTELITGQDLVAWQIRVAEGQPLPLAQDEIRLDGHAMEVRLYAEDPASNFLPQTGEVLRWEPSELPGIRIDHGLVEGQPVTPFYDPMLAKVIAWGATRDEARRKLVRAVEDCVLLGVNGNQRFLANLLAHPEFAAGHATTAFIGEHFSDDPSLRAHAPSATELATAAALLYQASAESRAHQAGLAGWRSAGSAGSAPWRFVLRHGEQKLAVELSVLEAGVRPRLQARVGDSDVAIALLRADGRWATLELDGVRRRVAYHHSAGRLWLYGQHGNLELLDVTHEPAGGLNAASSGTVKAPMDGAIVDVLVGEGERVAKGQLLVVLEAMKMEHPLKAGIDGVIRRVQVTAGDQVKNRQVLVEVEEQLEA from the coding sequence ATGCCCAGCTTCAACAAGATCCTGATCGCCAACCGCGGTGAAATCGCCTGCCGGGTGATGCGCACCGCGCAGCAGCTCGGCTACCGCACAGTCGCGGTCTACAGCGAGGCCGACAGCGAGGCGCGCCACGTGCAACTGGCCGACGAGGCCGTATGCATCGGCCCGGCCCAGGTCGCCCAGTCCTACCTCAGCATCGAGGCGATCATCGCCGCGGCACGGCGCACCGGTGCCGACGCGGTGCACCCCGGCTACGGCTTCCTCTCCGAGAACGCCGAGTTCGCCCGGGCCTGCGAGGCCGCCGGCATCGTCTTCATCGGCCCCACGGTGGAGGCCATCCACCTGATGGGCAGCAAGCGCCTGTCGAAGATCGCCATGCTCGACGCCCAGGTGCCCTGCATCCCCGGCTACGAAGGCGCCGAGCAGGACGACGCGACCCTGGCCCGCGAAGCCGAGCGCATCGGCTACCCGCTGATGATCAAGGCCAGCGCCGGTGGTGGCGGCCGTGGCATGCGCCTGGTGCACGAAGCCACCGAGCTGGCCGCGCAGATCCGCACCGCGCGCTCCGAAGCGCAGAACGCCTTCGGCTCCGGCGAGCTGATTATCGAACGCGCGGTGATCCGCCCGCGCCATGTGGAGATCCAGGTCTTCGGCGACCAGCACGGCAACATCGTCTACCTCGGCGAGCGTGACTGCTCGGTGCAGCGCCGCCACCAGAAGGTGGTGGAGGAAGCGCCCTGCCCGGTGATGACCCCGGAGCTGCGCCGCGCCATGGGCGAGGCGGCGGTGAAGGCCGCGCGCACGGTGAACTACGTCGGCGCCGGCACCGTGGAATTCCTCCTCGATGCCAGCGGCGACTTCTACTTCCTGGAGATGAACACCCGCCTGCAGGTGGAACACCCGGTGACCGAGCTGATCACCGGGCAGGACCTGGTGGCCTGGCAGATTCGCGTGGCCGAGGGGCAGCCGCTGCCGCTGGCGCAGGACGAGATCCGCCTCGACGGCCACGCCATGGAAGTGCGCCTCTACGCCGAGGACCCGGCCAGCAACTTCCTTCCGCAGACCGGCGAGGTGCTGCGCTGGGAGCCGTCCGAACTGCCCGGCATCCGCATCGACCACGGCCTGGTGGAAGGCCAGCCGGTAACGCCCTTCTACGACCCGATGCTGGCCAAGGTGATCGCCTGGGGCGCCACCCGCGACGAAGCCCGGCGCAAGCTGGTGCGCGCCGTGGAGGATTGCGTGCTGCTGGGCGTCAACGGCAACCAGCGCTTTCTCGCCAACCTGCTGGCGCACCCCGAGTTCGCCGCCGGCCATGCCACCACCGCCTTCATCGGCGAACACTTCAGCGACGACCCGAGCCTGCGCGCCCATGCGCCCAGCGCCACGGAGCTGGCCACCGCCGCCGCCCTGCTCTACCAGGCCTCGGCCGAATCCCGTGCCCACCAGGCCGGCCTCGCCGGCTGGCGCAGCGCCGGCAGCGCCGGCAGCGCGCCGTGGCGCTTCGTGCTGCGCCACGGCGAGCAGAAGCTGGCGGTGGAGCTGAGCGTGCTGGAAGCCGGCGTGCGCCCGCGCCTGCAGGCACGCGTCGGTGACAGCGATGTGGCCATCGCCCTGCTGCGCGCCGATGGCCGCTGGGCCACCCTGGAGCTGGACGGCGTGCGCCGCCGCGTGGCCTACCATCATTCCGCCGGGCGTCTGTGGCTCTATGGCCAGCACGGCAACCTGGAACTGCTCGACGTCACCCACGAACCCGCCGGCGGCCTGAACGCCGCCAGCTCGGGCACGGTAAAGGCCCCCATGGACGGCGCCATCGTCGACGTGCTGGTGGGCGAAGGCGAACGCGTCGCCAAGGGCCAACTGCTGGTGGTGCTGGAGGCGATGAAGATGGAACACCCGCTCAAGGCCGGCATCGACGGCGTCATCCGTCGGGTGCAGGTCACCGCTGGCGACCAGGTGAAGAACCGCCAGGTGTTGGTGGAAGTGGAAGAGCAGTTGGAAGCTTGA
- the atuC gene encoding geranyl-CoA carboxylase subunit beta, producing MAVIHSELDVHGEDFARNRDAMLAAVASFREIEQKVLDKAAEAKPKFDKRGQLLPRERLNLLLDAGAPFLELSSLAGYKLHDDKDGTQAGGGIISGIGYIAGVRCLVTASNSAIKGGTISPTGLKKTLRLQQVAFENKLPVVALTESGGANLNYAADIFVEGARGFANQARMSAMGLPQITVVHGSSTAGGAYQPGLSDYVVVVRGKAKMFLAGPPLLKAATGEVATDEELGGAEMHAQVAGTAEYLAENDADGVRIAREILAMLPWNAQLPARPAKTWREPLYPAHELLGIVPADAKKPYDVREIIARLADGSEFLDFKNEFDSQTVCGHLQIEGQRCGLIGNNGPITPRGAAKAAQFIQLCDQSNTPILFFHNTTGFMVGTESEQLGVIKHGSKMIQAVANARVPKLTIVVGGSYGAGNYAMCGRGLDPRFIFAWPNSRTAVMGGAQAGKVLRIVTEEKHAKEGKEADPKMLDMLEQVTAQKLDSQSTALYGTASLWDDGLIDPRDTRKLLGYLLDICAEAEARPLKSTTFGVARF from the coding sequence ATGGCCGTCATCCACTCCGAACTCGACGTGCACGGCGAAGACTTCGCCCGCAACCGCGACGCCATGCTCGCCGCCGTCGCCAGCTTCCGCGAGATCGAGCAGAAGGTGCTCGACAAGGCGGCCGAAGCCAAACCCAAGTTCGACAAGCGCGGCCAGTTGCTGCCCCGTGAACGCCTCAACCTGCTGCTCGACGCCGGCGCGCCCTTCCTCGAGCTGTCGTCCCTGGCCGGCTACAAGCTGCACGATGACAAGGACGGCACCCAGGCCGGCGGCGGCATCATCTCCGGCATCGGCTACATCGCCGGCGTGCGCTGTCTGGTTACCGCCAGCAACAGCGCGATCAAGGGCGGCACCATCTCCCCCACCGGCCTGAAGAAGACCCTGCGCCTGCAGCAGGTGGCCTTCGAGAACAAGCTGCCGGTGGTGGCGCTGACCGAAAGCGGCGGTGCCAACCTCAACTACGCCGCCGACATTTTCGTCGAAGGCGCGCGCGGCTTCGCCAACCAGGCGCGCATGTCGGCCATGGGCCTGCCGCAGATCACCGTGGTGCACGGCTCCAGCACTGCCGGCGGGGCCTACCAGCCCGGGCTGTCGGACTATGTGGTGGTGGTGCGCGGCAAGGCCAAGATGTTCCTTGCCGGCCCGCCGCTGCTCAAGGCCGCCACCGGCGAGGTGGCGACGGACGAGGAACTGGGCGGCGCCGAGATGCACGCCCAGGTTGCCGGCACCGCCGAATACCTGGCCGAGAACGACGCCGACGGCGTGCGCATCGCCCGCGAGATTCTCGCCATGCTGCCGTGGAACGCCCAGCTGCCGGCGCGACCGGCCAAGACCTGGCGCGAGCCGCTGTACCCGGCCCACGAACTGCTGGGCATCGTCCCGGCGGACGCCAAGAAGCCCTACGACGTGCGCGAGATCATCGCCCGCCTGGCCGATGGCTCGGAGTTCCTCGACTTCAAGAACGAGTTCGACAGCCAGACCGTTTGCGGCCACCTGCAGATCGAGGGCCAGCGCTGCGGCCTGATCGGCAACAACGGCCCGATCACCCCGCGCGGCGCGGCCAAGGCGGCGCAGTTCATCCAGCTGTGCGACCAGAGCAACACGCCGATCCTGTTCTTCCACAACACCACCGGCTTCATGGTCGGCACCGAGTCGGAACAGCTCGGCGTGATCAAGCACGGCTCGAAGATGATCCAGGCGGTGGCCAACGCCCGCGTGCCCAAGCTCACCATCGTCGTCGGCGGCTCCTACGGCGCCGGCAACTACGCCATGTGCGGCCGTGGCCTGGACCCGCGCTTCATCTTCGCCTGGCCCAACAGCCGCACCGCCGTGATGGGCGGCGCCCAGGCCGGCAAGGTGCTGCGCATCGTCACCGAGGAAAAGCACGCCAAGGAGGGCAAGGAAGCCGACCCGAAGATGCTCGACATGCTCGAACAGGTCACCGCGCAGAAGCTCGACAGCCAGTCCACCGCGCTGTACGGCACCGCCAGCCTGTGGGACGACGGCCTCATCGACCCGCGCGATACCCGCAAGCTGCTCGGCTACCTGCTGGACATCTGCGCCGAAGCCGAGGCGCGCCCCCTGAAATCCACCACCTTTGGCGTGGCCCGCTTCTAA
- a CDS encoding SDR family oxidoreductase: MAYDSVFKPGLFSGQTILVTGGGSGIGRCVAHELAHLGAHVVLVGRKAEKLEATAGEIIEDGGSASWQACDIRDEEAVKAMVKAVVAERGPIHHLVNNAGGQFPAPLIGINQKGFETVVRTNLVGGFLVAKEVFLQSMSKTGGSIVNMLADMWGGMPGMGHSGAARAGMENFTKTAAYEWGHAGVRVNAVAPGWIASSGMDTYPESMKSMIRSLKDHVPLQRIGTESEVAAAIVFLLSPGANFISGNTIRIDGAASQGTRAWTLGKARASESYDGFHRAYMPAVFKDEE, translated from the coding sequence ATGGCCTACGATTCCGTGTTCAAACCCGGCCTGTTCAGCGGCCAGACCATCCTCGTCACCGGCGGCGGCAGCGGCATCGGCCGCTGCGTGGCCCACGAGCTCGCCCACCTCGGCGCCCACGTGGTGCTGGTGGGGCGCAAGGCGGAAAAGCTCGAAGCCACTGCCGGCGAAATCATCGAAGACGGCGGCAGCGCCAGCTGGCAGGCCTGCGACATCCGCGACGAAGAAGCGGTCAAGGCCATGGTCAAGGCCGTGGTGGCCGAGCGCGGCCCCATCCACCACCTGGTCAACAACGCCGGCGGCCAGTTCCCCGCGCCGCTCATCGGCATCAACCAGAAGGGCTTCGAGACCGTGGTGCGCACCAACCTGGTGGGCGGCTTCCTGGTGGCCAAGGAGGTCTTCCTGCAGAGCATGAGCAAGACCGGCGGCAGCATCGTCAACATGCTCGCCGACATGTGGGGCGGCATGCCCGGCATGGGCCACTCCGGCGCCGCCCGCGCCGGCATGGAGAACTTCACCAAGACCGCCGCCTATGAATGGGGCCACGCCGGGGTGCGGGTCAACGCGGTGGCGCCGGGCTGGATCGCCTCCAGCGGCATGGACACCTACCCCGAATCCATGAAATCGATGATCCGCTCCCTCAAGGACCACGTCCCGCTGCAGCGCATCGGCACCGAGTCCGAGGTGGCGGCCGCCATCGTCTTCCTGCTCTCCCCCGGCGCCAACTTCATCAGCGGCAACACCATCCGCATCGATGGCGCCGCCAGCCAGGGCACCCGCGCCTGGACCCTGGGCAAGGCCCGCGCCAGCGAGTCCTACGACGGTTTCCACCGGGCCTATATGCCCGCCGTGTTCAAGGACGAGGAGTAA
- a CDS encoding long-chain-acyl-CoA synthetase: protein MTQADLISPFRFLARLPGNLPRVPRMLLGLYYTGIRNREKTLSLGWALERAAQKFPQRPAVIDETRRLTYTEFNAWANRLAHALKSEGVAHGKVVAVMLENRIEVLAVLAALAKLGAIAALVNTTQRGKVLAHSLTLVKASHYVVGEELRDAFEEVEEELGNSAGHRYWIADADTRRDPGQAPRGWANLMRLAGEHSADNPAETAKVRLKDPCFYIYTSGTTGLPKASILSHGKWIKAYGGFGHSGLGLKDTDVFYLTLPCYHNNAVTVSWASVLAGGAAIALRRKFSASSFWKDVAQYQATCFGYIGELCRYLLNQAPSEEERNNSLTCMIGNGLRPAIWAEFKERFGIERITEFYASSEGNIGFTNVFNFDNTVGFSPATYAIVRYDLESDRPVRDHKGYLEKVATGEPGLLISEISPKWPFDGYTDPAKSESVILRDVFKKGDAWFNTGDLMRDIGCKHAQFVDRLGDTFRWKGENVSTTEVESVLGAFGGVEDAVVYGVEIPGTNGRCGMAALRLGTGAELDAQAVAEHLDRELPPYAAPLFIRLLAEIETTGTFKYKKTDLKKSGFDPGQISEPLFVRLPGENAFRPLDNVLHQAIQSGEYRF, encoded by the coding sequence ATGACCCAGGCCGATCTGATTTCCCCGTTCCGCTTTCTCGCCCGCCTGCCGGGCAACCTGCCACGTGTACCGCGCATGCTGCTGGGCCTGTACTACACCGGCATCCGCAACCGCGAGAAAACGCTGTCGCTGGGCTGGGCGCTGGAACGCGCCGCGCAGAAATTCCCCCAGCGCCCGGCGGTGATCGACGAGACCCGCCGCCTGACCTACACCGAGTTCAACGCCTGGGCCAACCGCCTGGCCCACGCGCTCAAGTCCGAGGGCGTGGCCCACGGCAAGGTGGTGGCGGTGATGCTGGAGAACCGCATCGAGGTGCTGGCGGTGCTGGCGGCCCTGGCCAAGCTCGGCGCCATCGCCGCGCTGGTCAACACCACCCAGCGCGGCAAGGTGCTGGCCCACAGCCTGACCCTGGTCAAGGCCAGCCACTACGTGGTGGGCGAGGAGCTGCGGGATGCCTTCGAGGAAGTCGAGGAGGAGCTGGGCAACAGCGCCGGGCACCGCTACTGGATAGCCGACGCCGACACCCGCCGCGACCCGGGCCAGGCCCCACGGGGCTGGGCCAACCTGATGCGCCTGGCCGGTGAGCACAGCGCCGACAACCCCGCGGAAACCGCCAAGGTGCGCCTCAAGGACCCGTGCTTCTACATCTACACCTCGGGCACCACGGGGCTACCCAAGGCGTCGATCCTCAGCCACGGCAAGTGGATCAAGGCCTATGGCGGCTTCGGCCACTCCGGCCTGGGGCTGAAGGACACCGACGTCTTCTACCTGACCCTGCCCTGCTACCACAACAATGCGGTCACCGTGAGCTGGGCCTCGGTGCTGGCCGGCGGCGCCGCCATCGCCCTGCGCCGCAAGTTCTCCGCCAGCAGCTTCTGGAAGGACGTGGCCCAGTACCAGGCCACCTGCTTCGGCTACATCGGCGAGCTGTGCCGTTACCTGCTGAACCAGGCGCCGAGCGAGGAAGAACGCAACAACAGCCTCACCTGCATGATCGGCAACGGCCTGCGTCCGGCCATCTGGGCCGAGTTCAAGGAGCGCTTCGGCATCGAGCGCATCACCGAGTTCTATGCCTCCAGCGAAGGCAACATCGGCTTCACCAACGTGTTCAACTTCGACAACACCGTGGGCTTCTCCCCGGCCACCTACGCCATCGTGCGCTACGACCTGGAAAGCGACCGCCCGGTACGTGACCACAAGGGCTACCTGGAGAAGGTCGCCACCGGCGAGCCGGGCCTGCTGATCAGCGAGATCAGCCCCAAGTGGCCGTTCGACGGCTACACCGACCCGGCCAAGAGCGAGTCGGTGATCCTGCGGGACGTGTTCAAGAAGGGCGATGCCTGGTTCAACACCGGCGACCTGATGCGCGACATCGGCTGCAAGCACGCGCAGTTCGTCGACCGCCTCGGCGACACCTTCCGCTGGAAGGGCGAGAACGTCTCCACCACCGAGGTGGAAAGCGTGCTGGGCGCCTTCGGCGGCGTGGAGGATGCGGTGGTCTATGGGGTGGAGATTCCCGGCACCAACGGCCGCTGCGGCATGGCTGCGCTGCGCCTGGGCACCGGGGCTGAGCTGGACGCCCAGGCGGTGGCCGAGCACCTGGACCGCGAGCTGCCGCCTTATGCGGCCCCGCTGTTCATCCGCCTGCTGGCGGAGATCGAGACCACCGGCACCTTCAAATACAAGAAGACCGATCTGAAGAAGAGCGGCTTCGACCCGGGCCAGATCAGCGAGCCGCTGTTCGTGCGCCTGCCCGGCGAAAACGCCTTCCGCCCGCTGGACAACGTGCTGCACCAGGCGATCCAGAGCGGGGAATACCGCTTCTGA
- a CDS encoding SDR family oxidoreductase, translating into MSLSAKTLFITGASRGIGREIALRAAADGANIVIAAKSAEPHAKLLGTIFSVAEEVEAAGGKALALQLDVRNEAAVRDAMAQAAEHFGGIDALVNNAGAIKLVGVEHLEPKRFDLLYQINTRAVMVCSQAALPFLKKSAAGHIINLSPPLNLAPKWFAQHGPYTVTKYGMSMLTLGMSEEFKKYGISVNSLWPQTMIATAAIEFELGSRDAFKRSRTPAIMADAAYAILSSTGRSITGRLLIDEEILREQGQTEFEHYRFDPEGGSLVPDLFLD; encoded by the coding sequence ATGAGCCTATCTGCCAAAACCCTGTTCATCACCGGCGCCAGCCGGGGCATCGGCCGTGAGATCGCCCTGCGCGCGGCGGCCGATGGCGCCAATATCGTCATCGCGGCGAAGAGCGCCGAGCCCCATGCCAAGCTGCTGGGCACCATCTTCAGCGTTGCCGAGGAAGTGGAGGCCGCCGGTGGCAAGGCCCTGGCCCTGCAGCTGGACGTGCGCAACGAGGCCGCCGTGCGGGACGCCATGGCCCAGGCCGCCGAGCACTTCGGCGGTATCGATGCGCTGGTGAACAACGCCGGGGCCATCAAACTGGTGGGGGTCGAGCACCTGGAGCCCAAGCGCTTCGACCTGCTGTACCAGATCAACACCCGCGCGGTGATGGTTTGCAGCCAGGCCGCCCTGCCCTTCCTGAAGAAGAGCGCGGCGGGTCACATCATCAACCTGTCGCCGCCCCTCAACCTGGCACCCAAGTGGTTCGCCCAGCACGGCCCCTACACCGTCACCAAGTACGGCATGAGCATGCTCACCCTGGGCATGAGCGAGGAGTTCAAGAAGTACGGCATCAGCGTCAACTCGCTGTGGCCGCAAACCATGATCGCCACCGCCGCCATCGAGTTCGAGCTGGGCAGCCGTGACGCCTTCAAGCGCTCGCGTACCCCGGCGATCATGGCCGACGCCGCCTACGCCATCCTCTCCAGCACCGGCCGCAGCATCACCGGGCGCCTGCTGATCGACGAGGAAATCCTCCGCGAGCAGGGCCAGACCGAGTTCGAGCACTACCGCTTCGACCCCGAGGGCGGCAGCCTGGTGCCGGACCTGTTCCTCGACTGA
- the atuD gene encoding citronellyl-CoA dehydrogenase yields MIFTQEHEELRRTVRNFVDREINPHVEQWEREGRFPIHDIFKKAGDLGLLGISKPEKFGGMGLDYSYSVVAAEEFGTIICGGIPMSIGVQTDMCTPALARFGSDDLRNEFLRPAISGDMVGCIGVSEVGAGSDVAGLKTTARKDGDDYVINGSKMWITNSPSADFICLLANTSDDKPHVNKSLIVVPMKTPGISVSPHLDKLGMRSSETAQVFFDNVRVPQRYRIGHEGAGFMMQMLQFQEERLFGAANMIKGLEHCVDATIEYCKERKTFGTPLIDNQVIHFRMAELSTEIEALRALVYQATELYVSGKDVTKLASMAKLKAGRLGREVSDACLQYWGGMGFMWDNPVSRAYRDVRLVSIGGGADEIMLGIICKLMGILPGKKKG; encoded by the coding sequence ATGATCTTCACCCAGGAACACGAAGAACTCCGCCGCACCGTACGCAATTTCGTCGACAGGGAGATCAACCCCCATGTCGAGCAATGGGAGCGCGAAGGCCGCTTCCCCATCCATGACATCTTCAAGAAGGCCGGCGACCTGGGCCTGCTGGGCATCTCCAAGCCGGAGAAATTCGGCGGAATGGGCCTGGACTACAGCTACTCCGTGGTCGCCGCCGAAGAGTTCGGCACCATCATCTGCGGTGGCATCCCCATGTCCATCGGCGTGCAGACCGACATGTGCACCCCGGCCCTGGCCCGCTTCGGCTCCGACGACCTGCGCAACGAATTCCTCCGCCCCGCCATCAGCGGCGACATGGTCGGCTGCATCGGCGTTTCCGAGGTCGGCGCCGGCTCCGACGTCGCCGGGCTCAAGACCACCGCCCGCAAGGACGGCGACGACTACGTGATCAACGGCAGCAAGATGTGGATCACCAACTCGCCCTCGGCGGACTTCATCTGCCTGCTGGCCAACACCTCGGACGACAAGCCCCACGTCAACAAATCGCTGATCGTGGTGCCGATGAAGACCCCGGGCATCAGCGTCAGCCCGCACCTGGACAAGCTCGGCATGCGCAGCTCGGAGACCGCCCAGGTGTTCTTCGACAACGTGCGCGTGCCCCAGCGCTACCGCATCGGCCACGAAGGCGCCGGCTTCATGATGCAGATGCTGCAGTTCCAGGAGGAACGCCTGTTCGGCGCGGCCAACATGATCAAGGGCCTGGAGCACTGCGTCGACGCCACGATCGAGTACTGCAAGGAGCGCAAGACCTTCGGTACCCCGCTGATCGACAACCAGGTCATTCACTTCCGCATGGCCGAGCTGAGCACCGAGATCGAAGCCCTGCGCGCCCTGGTCTACCAGGCCACCGAGCTCTACGTCAGCGGCAAGGACGTGACCAAGCTGGCCTCCATGGCCAAGCTCAAGGCCGGCCGCCTGGGCCGCGAAGTCAGCGACGCCTGCCTGCAGTACTGGGGCGGCATGGGCTTCATGTGGGACAACCCGGTCTCCCGCGCCTACCGCGACGTGCGCCTGGTGAGCATCGGCGGCGGCGCCGACGAGATCATGCTCGGCATCATCTGCAAGCTGATGGGCATCCTGCCCGGCAAAAAGAAAGGCTGA
- the atuE gene encoding isohexenylglutaconyl-CoA hydratase codes for MSDLPNCETLLLEPAAGVLHITLNRPDSRNAMSLAMVGELRAVLAAVRDDRSVRALVLRGADGHFCAGGDIKDMASARAAGADAYRELNRAFGSLLEEAQATPQVVVAVLEGAVLGGGFGLACISDIAIAHQGAQFGLPETGLGILPAQIAPFVVKRIGLTQARRLALTAARFDGAEALRLGLVHFAEADDAAVDARLTATLEQVRRCAPGANARTKALLLATGERELGALLDDAAGWFAEAVTGAEGAEGTMAFVQKRKPNWAQ; via the coding sequence ATGAGCGACCTGCCGAACTGCGAAACCCTGCTGCTGGAGCCCGCCGCCGGCGTGCTGCACATCACCCTCAACCGCCCGGACAGCCGCAACGCCATGAGCCTGGCCATGGTCGGCGAACTGCGTGCGGTGCTGGCCGCGGTGCGCGATGACCGCAGCGTGCGCGCCCTGGTGCTGCGCGGTGCCGACGGGCACTTCTGCGCCGGCGGCGACATCAAGGACATGGCCTCGGCACGTGCCGCCGGGGCCGACGCCTACCGCGAACTGAACCGCGCCTTCGGCAGCCTGCTGGAAGAGGCCCAGGCCACGCCCCAGGTGGTGGTCGCGGTGCTGGAAGGCGCAGTGCTGGGCGGCGGCTTCGGCCTGGCGTGCATCTCCGATATCGCCATCGCCCACCAGGGCGCGCAGTTCGGCCTGCCGGAAACCGGCCTGGGCATTCTGCCGGCGCAGATCGCCCCCTTCGTGGTGAAACGCATCGGCCTGACCCAGGCCCGCCGCCTGGCCCTCACCGCCGCCCGCTTCGACGGTGCCGAGGCCCTGCGCCTGGGCCTGGTGCACTTCGCCGAGGCCGATGACGCGGCGGTGGACGCGCGCCTGACCGCCACCCTGGAACAGGTTCGTCGCTGCGCCCCCGGCGCCAACGCCCGCACCAAGGCCTTGCTGCTGGCCACCGGCGAGCGCGAGCTGGGTGCCCTGCTGGACGATGCCGCCGGCTGGTTCGCCGAGGCGGTGACCGGCGCGGAAGGCGCCGAGGGCACCATGGCCTTCGTGCAGAAACGCAAACCCAACTGGGCGCAATGA